A window of Formosa sp. Hel1_31_208 contains these coding sequences:
- a CDS encoding sulfotransferase: MGILNLFNKNKNKPLVFCIGMNKTGTTSLGVFFENHGYKVFNQAKGELLLSNYINEDFEKIINSCEKSKMQVFQDVPFSLPKTFKYLFEYFPNSKFILTVRSSPEEWYNSILKFHSEFYHNGQKPTLESLKNSNYVYKGWSWDLMNNVFFDNNIELYNKEVLMKKYKDHINDVQNYFSVNESKDRLITINLSEKNDFEKLITFLKIKTIAKNFPRITSKDIVAKNYTCNFLEK; the protein is encoded by the coding sequence ATGGGAATTTTAAATCTATTCAATAAAAATAAAAACAAACCACTTGTATTTTGCATAGGGATGAATAAAACAGGAACGACTTCGTTGGGTGTTTTTTTTGAAAATCACGGTTATAAAGTATTTAATCAAGCTAAGGGAGAATTACTTTTGAGCAATTATATAAATGAAGATTTTGAAAAAATAATTAATTCGTGCGAGAAGAGTAAGATGCAAGTTTTCCAAGATGTCCCATTTTCACTTCCCAAAACTTTTAAATATCTATTCGAGTATTTTCCAAATAGCAAATTTATACTGACCGTACGAAGTTCTCCTGAGGAGTGGTATAATTCTATTTTGAAATTCCATTCAGAATTTTATCATAACGGTCAAAAACCTACGCTAGAATCTTTAAAGAATTCAAATTATGTCTATAAAGGGTGGTCATGGGATTTAATGAATAATGTTTTTTTTGATAACAATATCGAACTATATAATAAAGAAGTATTAATGAAAAAATATAAGGACCATATAAATGATGTCCAAAACTATTTCTCGGTAAATGAGTCAAAAGATAGATTAATAACAATTAATCTCTCTGAAAAGAACGATTTTGAAAAATTAATCACTTTTTTAAAAATAAAAACAATAGCTAAGAATTTCCCGAGAATTACATCTAAAGATATTGTAGCTAAAAATTATACATGTAATTTTTTAGAAAAATAA
- a CDS encoding ABC transporter ATP-binding protein, whose translation MSDTILKASHISKQYRLGLVGTGTMSDDLKRWWHRLRGKDDPFLQVGDVNDRSTKATSNYVWALQDINFEVKRGEVLGIIGKNGAGKSTLLKILSRVTGPTTGEIKTRGRIASLLEVGTGFHPELTGRENIYLNGAILGMTKTEIRAKEEEIIEFSGCERYVDTPVKRYSSGMRVRLAFAVAAFLEPDILVIDEVLAVGDAEFQKKAVGKMQDISKGEGRTVLFVSHNMAAVKSLCTRAIVLEHGKVVFEGNQDDAVEFYLNSNYQKGSSQKSYYFDKNEFEDVTFSIKHIGIHGFSKDYESPINRKDSVIISIDIEKSENDKIVIVYIFKDSSGQKIFVTNSNLDGQNIAYIGSKKIIMRIPSLFFNEGVFAIDIMITDGKKLLFNSNDVLKFVILEEEKVLGEWMGKSPGFLKPRFSWEF comes from the coding sequence ATGTCTGATACCATACTTAAAGCATCTCATATTAGCAAACAATACCGATTGGGTCTGGTGGGTACAGGTACGATGAGTGATGACTTGAAACGTTGGTGGCATAGATTGCGTGGAAAAGACGACCCTTTTTTACAAGTGGGAGATGTGAATGATCGCAGCACTAAGGCGACGAGTAACTATGTTTGGGCTCTGCAGGATATCAACTTTGAAGTGAAACGCGGTGAGGTCTTGGGTATTATTGGAAAAAATGGTGCCGGAAAATCAACCTTACTAAAAATATTGTCTCGAGTCACTGGGCCAACAACTGGCGAAATTAAAACCAGAGGTCGCATTGCCTCTTTATTAGAAGTAGGAACTGGCTTTCATCCCGAATTAACCGGTCGAGAGAATATCTATCTCAATGGAGCCATATTAGGGATGACCAAGACTGAAATTAGAGCCAAAGAAGAAGAAATTATTGAATTTAGTGGCTGTGAACGCTATGTGGATACCCCTGTAAAACGCTATTCTTCTGGGATGCGGGTACGATTGGCATTTGCGGTAGCCGCCTTTTTAGAACCCGATATTTTGGTGATCGATGAGGTGTTAGCTGTTGGTGATGCCGAGTTTCAAAAGAAAGCCGTAGGTAAAATGCAGGACATTTCTAAAGGCGAAGGACGCACCGTACTGTTTGTAAGTCATAATATGGCGGCTGTGAAAAGTTTGTGCACACGGGCGATCGTGTTAGAACATGGGAAGGTGGTGTTTGAGGGGAATCAAGATGATGCGGTAGAGTTTTATTTAAACTCAAACTATCAAAAGGGTTCAAGTCAAAAGTCTTATTATTTTGATAAAAATGAATTTGAAGATGTGACTTTTAGTATAAAGCATATAGGAATTCATGGATTTAGTAAAGATTATGAAAGTCCAATAAATCGAAAAGATTCCGTAATTATTAGCATAGATATTGAGAAGAGTGAAAATGACAAAATCGTTATTGTATATATCTTCAAAGATTCAAGTGGACAAAAAATATTTGTGACTAATTCTAATTTAGATGGACAGAATATTGCTTATATAGGATCAAAAAAAATCATAATGCGAATTCCGTCTTTGTTTTTTAATGAAGGTGTTTTTGCTATTGATATTATGATAACTGATGGGAAAAAATTACTATTTAATTCCAATGATGTTCTAAAATTTGTCATACTCGAGGAAGAAAAAGTATTAGGGGAATGGATGGGAAAATCTCCAGGATTTTTAAAACCAAGGTTTTCATGGGAATTTTAA